From one Notolabrus celidotus isolate fNotCel1 chromosome 2, fNotCel1.pri, whole genome shotgun sequence genomic stretch:
- the cbr4 gene encoding carbonyl reductase family member 4, with the protein MSRLAVVCGGSRGIGRAVSLLLAERGCRVAVVSRDEEAARATVKSLHGVDHVALSCDVSKEQEVQKTFETIQKSCGNISYLVNAAGINKDALLLRTRPEDMLTLLHTNLLGSMLTCRAALRSMLHTQGAAVVNIGSVVGRRGNAGQCVYSASKAGLEGFTRSLAKEVASRNIRVNLLAPGFIRTDMTSGLKEEDGVRSIPLGRFGEPDEVAPAVLFLLESSYVTGQVLVVDGGLQLAM; encoded by the exons ATGTCTCGACTGGCCGTGGTGTGTGGAGGCTCCAGAGGCATTGGGAGGGCTGTATCCCTTCTGCTGGCAGAGAGAGGCTGCAGGGTGGCCGTTGTTTCCAGGGATGAAGAGGCTGCCAGGGCTACTGTGAAATCTCTACATGGAG TTGACCACGTGGCTCTCAGCTGTGACGTCTCTAAGGAGCAGGAGGTCCAGAAAACCTTTGAGACCATCCAGAAGTCCTGCGGGAACATCTCTTATCTCGTGAACGCAGCCGGCATCAACAA gGATGCTCTGTTACTGAGGACCCGGCCGGAGGACATGCTGACTCTgcttcacaccaacctgctggGCTCCATGCTGACCTGCAGGGCGGCGCTGCGCAGCATGCTGCACACTCAGGGAGCTGCTGTTGTCAACATAG GCTCTGTGGTTGGCCGGAGAGGGAATGCCGGTCAGTGTGTGTACAGTGCCAGTAAAGCCGGTTTAGAGGGCTTCACACGCTCTCTGGCCAAAGAGGTCGCTTCACGTAACATCCGAGTGAACCTTCTGGCTCCAG GTTTCATCCGCACTGATATGACCTCGGGTCTGAAGGAGGAGGACGGAGTACGCTCGATCCCTCTGGGGAGATTTGGCGAGCCGGATGAGGTCGCTCCAGCCGTCCTCTTCCTTTTGGAGTCTTCCTACGTTACTGGACAGGTGCTGGTGGTGGACGGAGGACTGCAGCTGGCCATGTAG